The Variovorax sp. S12S4 genome includes the window CCTGGGGCCCCGACGCGGGACTGGCTCGACCAGACCTTCGATCGCCATCGCATTCACCGGCCTGTGGTGCAGGTCGAGAGCACGATGCTGCTGATGCTGCCGACACTGATCGGCGAGACAGGCCTGCTGAGCTTCATCTCGCGTCTTCACCTGCAGGCGGGGCGTTCCGGCGCAGCCTTGCGCGAAGTGAAGCTGCCGGCCACGACCATGCGCCGCCGCATGGTCGTGACCTATCGCGACAGCGGCTATGTGTCCCCGGCAGCCCAACGGCTGATCCGCTTGCTGGCGAAATACGCCGACTCGCCGCCGGGCTGATACCAAAAGCCAGATCTATCGATCTTCAAAAACTATCGATTGGACTGAATAGGCCCAGCGCCGAATACTTGCCTCTACTGAACGCACCGCCCGCAATCGAGCAGGGTGGGCCAAACAGGAGACAAGTTCATGCCACATCGCGCCCTCACGGCGGCTGCTTCGCGCCGCCTCATCGGCATCGCCGCCATCACGCTACTTGCCGGTGCAACGCTCATGGCGCACTCGACGGCGTCCGCACAGGCGTATCCATCGCGCCCTATCAAGCTGATCGTTCCCTTTCCGGCTGGCGGCGGCACCGACCTTATTGCACGTGAAGTTGCCAACAAGGTGGCCGTTGCGAACGGATGGTCGATCATCATCGACAACAAGCCCGGCTCCGGCGGCAACCTGGGCGTGGATGCCGCAGCCAAGGCACCCGCCGACGGCTACACGCTGGTGCTGGGCCAGACCAGCAACCTGGCGATCAACCCCACGCTCTACGCCAAGCTGCCTTACAACCCCGAGAAGGACCTGACCCCCATCGTCGAGGTTGCAAGCGCGCCGCTCGTCCTTGTGGTGGCTGCGGACTCGCCCTACAAGACGCTCGCCGACGTGGTGGCCGCTGCCAAGGCCAAGCCCGAGTCGCTGAACTACGCCAGTTCCGGCAGCGGCACGGTGGCGCATCTCGCCACCGAGATGTTCCAGAAGACGGCAGCCGTCAAGTTTACGCACGTTCCGTACAAGGGCGCTGCGCAAGGTTCGACCGACCTGATCGGCGGGCAGATCCAGATGTACATGTCGTCGGTGCCGACGCTGATCGGCTACGTCAAGAACGGAAAGATGCGCGCCCTTGCCGTGACCTCGCCCAAGCGCACCGCGGACCTGCCGTCGGTGCCCACCGTTGCGGAATCGGGCTTCAAGGGCTTTGAAGCCGTCACCTGGTTCGGCGTTGCCGGGCCGGCGGGCTTGCCGAAGGACGTGGTCGCCAAGCTGAACGGTGCGTTCAACAAGGCGCTGCAGGACCCGGAGGTCAGGAAAAAGCTCGCCAGCCAGGGTGCCGATGCGCTCGGCGGAACGCCCGAGCAGTTCGCCAAGCTGATCCATGACGACATCGGCCGCTGGGGCAAGATCGTCAAGGAATCCGGCGCCAAGGTCGACTGACCACTTTCATCTCTTGCATCCGAAAGAACGCCATGCCTTCCGATCTTCCCGACATCATTCGCAACTTCGAACGCGTGCCCGCGCACATCGTGGCCCAGGCGGCCCACTTTCAACCGGCGATCCTGGCCGACGTGGCGGGGCGCCGCGGTGCGGTGGACGGCCGCATCAAGGCACTGCGTCCCCGCATGAAGCTCGCCGGCACGGCCATCACGGTGGAAGTGCGCCCCGGCGACAACCTCATGATCCACGCCGCCATCGCCATGGCCAAGCCCGGCGACGTGCTGGTGATCGACGGCAAGGGTGACCAGACCGCGGCGCTCATGGGCACGATCATGATGACCGCGTGCAAGAAGCTCGGCATCGCCGGCGTCGTGATGGACGGCGCATGCCGTGACAGCGGCGAGATCGACGAGATGGACTTCCCCGTCTTCTGCGTCGGCACCAATCCGAACGGCCCGACCAAGAACATCGGCGGGCGCATCGGCCATCCGGTGTCGATCGGCGGCGTCACGGTGAACCCCGGCGACTTTGTCATTGGCGACGGTGACGGCGTGGTCGTGGTGGAGCGCGAGAAGATCGAGTCCCTGCTGCCGCTTGCCAAGAAGAAGGTCGAAGACGAGGCCGCGCGCATCGCTGCCATCAAGGAGGGGAACACCACCGCCAAATGGCTCGATGCGGCGCTGCGCACCGCCGGCGTGCTGAAAGAAGGCGAGACGCTGTGAGCGCCATCATCGTGACGGGCGCCGACCTGGCGCCGCAAGCTCTCGCACTGCTCGAGGGGCATGAGGTCGTCTACGCGGGCAAGACACCGACCGAGGAAGACCTGGTTGCCCTGTGCCGCGCGCATGATCCGGTGGCCATCATCGTGCGCTACGGCAAAGTGGGCGCGTCCGTCATGGACGCCGCTCCATCGCTCAAGGTGATATCGAAGCACGGCAGCGGTACCGACACGATCGACAAGGCGGCGGCGAGCGTCCGCGGCATCGAGGTGGTCGCGGCGGTAGGCGCCAACGCCGCAGCCGTCGCCGAGCAGGCCCTGGCATTGCTGCTTGCCTGCGCCAAGTCGGTGGTGGCGCTGGACGCGCGCATGCATTCCGGCCACTGGGACAAGGCCACGCACAAGAGCCTCGAGCTCGGCGGCCGCACCATCGGCCTGGTGGGGCTGGGTGCGATCGGCATGCGCTTTGCGCGCACGGCCGATGCGCTCGGCATGCGCGTGCTGGGGTTCGACCCGTTCGCCAAAAATCTGCCGGCCCATGTCGAAGCGGTGGACCTTGCCACGCTCTGGCGCGAATCCGACGCCATCTCGCTGCACTGCCCGCTGACGGAAGACAACCGGGGCCTGCTCAACGCACAGACGCTGGCGCAATGCAAGCGCGGGGTGATCGTCGTCAACACGGCCCGCGGCGGCCTGATCGACGAGGATGCCCTGCTCGAAGCCGTGCGCTCGGGCCAGGTCGCCATGGCCGGGCTCGACAGCTTCGCGGTCGAACCGATGGCACCCGGCCACCCTTTCCAGGGCGAAAAACGCATTGTGCTGAGCCCGCACATCGGCGGCGTGACCGGCGATGCCTATGTGAACATGGGCGTGGGTGCCGCGAAGAACTTGCTGCAGGTGCTCGCGCGCCAGGCCGCGACCAACTGAATCTGCCGAGCTGCGCGAATGAATGCGCCGCCCGCTTTTTGAACATCGCAAGGAACCCATGATTCACAACACCATCCGGCGCATGCTCGGCGCCTGCCTTCTTGCCGCCGCCGCGTCTGCGCAGGCCGCCTTTCCGGAGCGGCCCATCACGCTCGTGGTGCCGTATGCGCCCGGCGGTTCCGCCGATGCGCTCGCGCGGGTGCTCGCGGTGCGCGTCGGCGCGAAGCTCGGCACCAGCGTGATCGTCGACAACAAGCCAGGCGCCAGCGGCACCATCGGTGCGAGCTTTGCCGCCAAGGCCGCACCCGACGGCTACACGGTGCTGTACGACGCAACGCCGTACTCGATCAACCCGCACCTTTTTCCGCGCATGCCGTTCGCCGCCAACGCCTTGCAGCCGCTGGCGCTGGTCGCGCTGGCACCCAACATCGTCATCGTGCGCGCGGAGTCGCCCGTCAAGACCATCAAGGATCTAGCGGACAAGGCCAGGTCGGAGCCCGGGAAGATCAACTTCGCATCTGGCGGCAGCGGCACCGTGCAGCGCCTTGCAGCTGAACTGTTGCGCCAGCGGCTCGGTCTGGACATGGTGCACGTCGGCTACAAGAGCGGCGGCCCGGCCATCGTCGACACCATGGGCGGACAGGTCGACTTCATGTTCAGCACCATCGCCGCGTCATATCCGCTGGTGTCCAGCGGCAAGCTGCGCGCGCTGGCGGTGTCGTCGCCGCAGCGCTCGCCGCGCCTGCCCGACGTGCCGACCATTGCCGAGACCGTCGCGCCCGGCTACGAGGCGTACGAATGGAATGGCCTGCTGCTGCCCGCCGGCACCCCTGCCGCTGTCGCCGAGAAGCTCCACAAGGCCGTGGTCGAGGTGCTGAAGGAGGACGAGGTCAAGCGGCGCTTCGTCGACGTGGGCGTGCAGCCGGTGGGCTCGACGCCGGCCGAGTTCGCCGAGTTCCTGAAGAAGGAAGATGCCAAGTGGGCGGACGTGATCCGCAAGGGCAGCATCAAGCTCGACTGAGCCGTCGTCGATGACCGCCAACCCGCTCTCGCAGCCGGTTCCTCATTCGGTGGGACTGAACCGGCCCGTGCTCGCATTTCCGCCGGACGCCTGCGACAGCCACATGCACATCTTCGATCCGCGATTTGCCGCATCGAAGCACTGGAAGCGCCAGCCGCCGCGAGCCGAAGTGGGCGACTATCGTTTGCTGCAGCGGCGGCTTGGCACCACGCGCACAGTGGTCGTCAATCCTTCGACCTACGGCACCGACAACGCCTGCACGCTGGACGCGCTGGCGCAGTTGGGCGAGCACGCGCGCGGCATTGCCGTCGTCGGGCAGGATGTTTCCCACGAAGAGCTCGACCGTCTTGCCGCGCGCCGCATCTGCGGCCTGCGGGTGAACTTCGTCACGCCGCAGTCCTGGGGTACGACCACCGCGCAGATGCTCATCACGCTCGCGGGAAAGGCGGCTCGGCTGGGTTGGCACGTCCAGGTCTTTATGCAGCCGGAGCAACTGGTCGAGCTCGCACCCGTGCTTGCGGCGCTTCCGGTGCCATTGGTCATCGACCACATCGGCCGCATCGATCCGGCCGAGGGGGTCCATGGCGAGGCCTACACGGCCATGCGGAGACTGCTCGACGCAGGCAACACCTGGGTCAAGCTCTCCGGCGTGTACATGCGCTCGCGCGACGGCGCACCGGCCTATCGCGATTGCGCTGCCATGGGCCGGGCGCTGGTTGAAGCGGCACCCGAGCGCCTGGTCTGGGGAGCGACTGGCCGCACACCACGGAGAATCCCAACACCGTGAACGACGCCGACCTGGCCGATGTGCTCGCGGCCTGGTGCCCGAGCGTGGCGGTGCGCAGCCGCATCCTGGTCGACAACCCCGTGAAGCTCTACGGCTTTGCGGCCGGCTGACTTGCCGGGCAGACCGCCCCTTTAAACCTGTGGGGCCGAGGCCCTCAAGGAGACAGACTTGTACCTACTGCATGCGCCCCAGGTGCTGGAGCTCCAGACCTTCACCACCATGCCCGGCATCTTCCGGCGGCAAGAGCGGAGCGCCTGGGCCGACGCCAACCGCGGAGGCCAACCCACCGATTCCTTTCTCGAAGGCCCCGTGTTCGACGACGCCGGCAATCTCTACGTCTCGGACATTCCCTTTGGCCGGATCTTTCGCATAGACGCCGCGGGCGAATGGACGCAGGTTGCGGAGTACGACGGCGAGCCGAACGGCATGAAGTTCATCGACGCGCACACGCTTCTCGTCACCGACTACAAGAACGGACTGATGCGCGTCGACGTGCGCACCGGCCATGTCACGCCGCACCGGCAGCGGCGCAACACCGAGAGCTTCAAGGGCGTCAACGATCTTGTGCTCGACGCAGAGGGCAACATCTACTTCACCGACCAGGGCCAGAGCGGATTGCACGATCCGTCGGGCCGGCTCTATCGCTTGCGCCCGAATGGGCAGCTCGACCTGCTGCTCTCCAACGTGCCGAGTCCGAACGGCGTGGCGCTGTCCCCCGATGGCAGGCTGCTGTATCTCGCGGTGACGCGCGGCAACTGCATCTGGCGCGTTCCGTTGCTGCCCGACGGCAGCGTGGCCAAGGTGAGCCAGTTCTTTACCTCCTACGGCCCCAGCGGCCCCGATGGACTTGCGGTCGACACACAGGGGCGCCTGCTGGTCGCCAATCCTGGCCTCGGCTACGTGTGGGTGCTCAACCAGCGCGCGGAACCTGTGATGGTGCTGCGCGGCCCGGCCGGTGCGTCGACGACCAACATCGCGTTCGGCGGGCCCGGCAGAGCGACGCTCTTCGTGACCGACTCCACCCACGGCAATGTGCTGAAGCTGGTGCTGGATACGCCTGGGGTCGCATTGCATCGCGGGCCGCTGCCCGGGCAGCAAGCAGAGAAATACTGATGGTTGATTTGAGCTGGCGTGCTGGAGGCGGTTGTTGCAAGAATGCTGAATTCTTGATCCGGGGGCTGCTTTGGAGCAAAGCGTACGGCTGGTGTGGGCCCACTGCAGTCATACGCCGCGCTCCGAAGCGGTCACTCAGAGGTAGGTAGCTCACTCGTGCTGGATGGGAGCAGAGACTCGAGTTGTTTGATGGCGCGTGCGTGCCAAGCTTCAAGCGGTGCCCACCCAACCGGCGGCTTGCCCCACCAACTCATGAACCCAGATTTTCCAAAGCCGCCAACCTCTACTCCGTAGGAGGTGCCATCGATTCCGATAGTTGAAGCCAAAGCAAAAGGCGAGAGTTGCATTGTCCGAAGCTCGGATAACAGGCCGCTGAAGCTCTCTTCGACCACGGGTGATTCCGCACCGAAAGTGATTGGCTGAGAATCAACAGTCGGGACTTGGTCCCATACGACTCGACGGACGAAGAAGCTTTTACCGCTTTCGAGGATGGACCATGCGGCGCATGGCCTAAACGAGGGATACATCCAAACGCGCAGTAGCGCGATCCCTTTTCTCGGCGCTAGCCCGGGGTATTTCTCGGGTGCTTCAAGCAGGGCCAATGCCCGCTCATATTGAATCGTGCTCATCTAAACCTTATTGACTGGGCTCTTCACTTGTTGGTGGTGATCGCGAGAGGCCGCTCCTGGCCGAAAGGTCTGGTTGTGGCCGAATGTAGCCGGTCGCAGCCTCGGAGCTTTGGGCCCAGAGCGGTTTTTCGCGCCAGTAGAAGCGGCCAATGGTCGTACCCCATCTGCGATGTGTTCCGCCGCGCCTTTGAAGGGACGTGCGCGAAGGCGCTGTTTCGACCACGGGCGCTGCCCGACCGAGCACGAGCAAACTGGCCGCCATTGCACGCTTCGCTCGCCAGCGAAGTGTAGGAAGCCCTTGCTTGTGATCATCGGCGCACCATGCGCATCAACACCCTCAAAACCAACCCGAACGCGTGCCGGCCCGGGCCGGCCACAGAATGGGCATTGCTCGCACTGCTTGCCACCCTCTGGGGCGCTTCGTACACCTTCATCAAGATCGGTGTGGCGACCATTCCACCACTCACACTGATCGCGTCGCGCACGCTTGTCGCCGGCCTGCTGCTACTCGCTGTACTGCGGCTGCGCGGCGTGCGGCTACCTCGCGATGCGGCGAGCTGGCGACGTTTCATGTTGCAGGCATGCTTCAACAGCGTCCTGCCCTTTACGCTGATCGCCTGGGCCGAACGGAGCGTGGGTGCAGGCCTCGCGACCATCCTCAACTCGACTTCGCCCATCTTCATCTTTCTGCTTGGTCTTGGCCTACAAGGCGCAGAGAAATCTTCGCTGCTGAGGCTGGTAGGCGTGGGCGCAGGGTTGGCGGGCATTTGCCTGATCGTGGGCTTTGAAGCCTTAGGTGGGCTCGGGCGCTCCTTGCTCGCGCAGTTGGCCCTGGTCGCAGCCGCCGTCTGCTACGCCTGTGCGGCTACGCTCGGACGCATGTTCAGAGGCCTTGACCCGATGGTGCCGGCTGCAGGCTCGCTGCTGAGCGGCGCGGCGGTTCTGCTGCCCGCCAGTCTGATCGTAGACAGGCCCTGGACATTGACCCCTGCTGCCGAGTCGGTGCTGGCGGTATTGGCGCTCGCCGTGTTCTCGACCGCATTGGCCTTCACGATCTACTTCCGGCTCATCCGCACGCTGGGCCCGATGTCGACCTCCGCGCAGGCTTACCTGAGGGTACCGATCGGAGTCGCGATCGGCGTGACGTTCTTTGGCGAACGGCTGGCCCCCACCGCGTGGCTCGGTCTGGCGTGCATCTTGGTCGGCGTCATCGCAATGACATTGCCCACCCGCAGTAGGCGCGTCGAGGTCGGCCTCGATCGATGAACTAGCTAGACGAGGGCACAGCAACTGGGCGGTGCGGTTGAATGTCTGGTTCGGGCCGAGGGCTGTCAACCCACCGATGATCGGCGAAGCAGGGACTCGGCTTCGTCATAACTCAAAGGCTGGCCCTTCGATTCGGCGAATTGCTGTACTCGCCAAGGGTCAATTACCTCCGGGTCGCTGACAACCACGTGCATATCGACGACGAGGTGGGGTGCTGGAGCTCGCCGGGTGAAGACCACGCCAGCTCCGTGTTTCTGTGCTTCCCAACGCTCGCCCTGAACTTCGAGATCCTCAGCTATCTGAACGCCGAGGAGCCATTTATTCCCCTGCACCTCGGGGCAACGCTGCAGCAGCGCCTCACTAAGTCTTCGCTGCCACTGGACCAGTTCTTCTATCAGGCCATCATTCATAGGCTGGTGAGTCAATGAGTTGAGCGTCCGGTTTTGGCCGACTCTAGCCTCACGACCAGTCGGTGCAAAGGGGTTCGTTGCGAACAGCGCCGCTGCCCCGAAGCAGTCATTTGGAAGAACTGTGCGGCACGTTCTTGACCAAGACGGTCGGAGACAGCTTTTCGGCGGCTTCGTGCTCTTTGGCGACATCACGCTTGGCCCACCCCGCCGGCCTTGTCCGCATAGGCGATGAACGCAGCAACCGCAAGTGACAGCAATGAAGTTGTCAGCATTGCGCCGAGTACTGCAACGCGTGCGTTTGACGCATTGATCACCAGTCCCGAGGAAAAGGCAATGATGCCGGCGCCGATCACAGTCAAAGCCGCCGCCAATCCCGACGCAGTCCCCGCAAGATCTGGGTGAAGTGAAAGTACTCGGGCATTTGCCGCGGGCATCGTCAATCCATTGCCCAGGCCGATGCTCACGCACGGACCGAAAAACGCAAGCGGGTGGGTCACCCCGGCAAACACCAAACCGAGGCCAATCAGAAGGCCCAAGCATGTGAGGATACGGCCTGCAAAAATAAGCTCGTTAGAGGGTCGGTGGGAACCGGCGTGTCCAACAACGTAGCTCCCAATGATGAAGCCGGCAGGGACCAGTCCCATGTAAAAGCCAAGCGCCATGCCAGACGTGTCGCCGCGTTGCGCTGCGACCAGTGGTGCCCCCGAGGAAGACATACAGCGTCCCCGAGGCGAGGGCCATGCAAAGAGCATGTGCGAAAAATTGCCTCGAGCGCAGTAGTTCGCCATACCCCCTGAACTGCAGCACGACGGATTTTGATGGGTGACGGTTCGTCTCTGGCAGATGAAACGCCACCAGGTACAGACCGGCGATACCGAGGAGTGCGAACGCGATGAAGTTTGCGCGCCAGCCGAAGCGCGAATCGAGCATTCCACCAAGGACCGGCCCGATCATCGGAGCCACGGCCCAAGCAGAAGAAACATAGCCGATCCGGCTGGCCACTGCACGCTCGTCCGAGGTGTCGCGAATGGAACCAAGGGACACCGCATATCCCGCGATCACCGCGCCCTGGAGTAAACGACACAAGAGGAACGTGCGAATGTCGACCGCTAAGCTGCAGCCGATGGAGGCCGCCACAAAAATGGCCATTGCGATCAACGCCACAGGCTTCCGTCCAAACCTGTCCGAGAGGGTGCCCGCAATCAGATGTGTGAGCGCGGTGGCCAAGGCGTACCCGGCGATGGCGACGTTGACCACAGCAAATTCCACGTCGAGGTCCTTGGCGATGCTCGGCAGTGAGGGCACGAACATGTTGATCGGCAGGACCGCGAGTGCAGAAAGAGCAATCAGGACCGAAAGAGGCGGGGCTTCCTGAGCTTGCGAGGACATTGCTGTTGAACTCCTTGACTCGTGGCTCTCGAATTCCTCGGAGAGCCCGGGATGACCTGATCACGGAACGGTGCGGTTGCACGGCTTCAATCGCTCGCGTTGGGTCAACAGGAGTTCAACGTGTCGCCAGTCCTCGTGAAGCCTGGAGACGTGATGAGCAGGTGGATCGCTGCTCAGTGAGCGGGTGAGCTCGAATGGGGGAATTGTGCCCCACTGGCGAAGGGCCGCTCTTGGCCGAATGTAGCCGGTTGCGACCGGCAGAGCTTCGGACTCAGAAGAGTCACGCCTCGCTGCTGCAGCGGTCACGAGGAGGCAGCTTCATCCACCTGCGCCTGGATGACAGCGAACGTCTCGGAGGGATTCGCTGAGCGAGAGATGGAACGTCCAATGACGATGTGGCTCGCGCCCCAACGTATTGCGTCGAAGGGTGTGGCCACTCGTGCCTGGTCATTCTTCGCATCGGTTTGAAGTTGCGTGCCAGGGGTAACGATGAGCATCTCCGCCGGGAGGAGTCCGCGGAGCAGCCGCGCCTCTTGGGCTGAAGCGACCACCCCGTGGCAGCCGGTCGTAGCGGCCAGCTTGGCGAGTCGAACGACTTGCTCTGGGACCGTGGAGTTCAAGCCCAGTTCCGTGAGGTCCTCGTCTCGCAAGCTTGTGATGACCGTCAGCGCCAGGACGTTCAGTTTTGGGTACGAGCGAGCGGCTTGCACTGCGGCCCGCAGCACAGCGGATCCCCAGATGCATGAACGGTGACCATAGATACCCCCAAAGCACCGGCCGCTGATACCGCACCGGCCACCGACGTAGGTATTTCGTGGAGCTTCAAGTCGAGAAATACTTCCTTGCCGCCTGAAATCAGCTTTCGAACCACGGTTGGGCCTGCAGCAGTTAGCAGTTGAAGGCCGACTTTGTAGAACCCAGCCAACGCTCCGAGTTGCTCCACCAGTTCCAATGCTCCGGTGGCCGAGTCGAAGTCAAGCGACACGACAATGTTGTTCTTCTGTGACATCACTGTGCGCAAAGTGAAGAGTTCGTTTGGATGACCGGTTCTGGCCGTAACGAGCCGTTGAGGTCGAGACATCGAAACGTTCAACCATACAGGTGACGCCGCCGCCGGCCAGGTGCGTCAATGACCAAGACCCCGATACCTGGGCGCAATTCCTACACCGGCAATCCCGTTTAGCCCACGCCACGGCATCGCCACGAGCATTGAATCTTGGCTTCTTGCCGAAATGATGAAAAGGAGCAGGCATGCCCAAGCGAGCACAAGATCCTGGTGACGAGGCGGGCCGCCTCGACCCCATCGGCCCTCATGGCCCCAATCCGCCGTCGCACGGCCGAGTGAGCGGCGGTGACCCCGGAGCGGAAGACGAAGTTAATTTCGACGACGATGAGATCTACTCAGGCACTGGTAACAACAGCCGGCGCGGCGGGACTTCAAAAAGCGCGGGTGCTGACAGCGGGGCACTCGGCCCGCCGTCGGAGCAGTTGTCAGACAGCAACCAGCCGCGCGAGAAGAACGCGAACGGAACCGGGATGTAGCGCCACTGGCGTGATGCAGGAACGGCCTTGGCCCTGTAATCGACCAATCGGCGAGAACCTCCACCAAGCGCTAATGGGACATCGAGCATCGTTGAGCTACTACCGGGCCATGACTGGTACTGGATACTTGGCAGGATGCTCCGGCTGCCCTTCGGGGGTCAGCCTTGCCTTCGCAAAGCAGTCAATCTCAGCAGGCAGGGCGACGCCCGATTGCGCCGAGCGGGTCCAAATGTTCGCCGCTACCTCCACCGCATTGGGGTTGTCGTAGCAGCCCCGAGAGAGTGCGCGCAGATTGGGCCAGCGCTCAAAGGTAAGGCCGACGGTCGTTCCGCAAGTTGGGCAGAACTCGACATAGACCTTCTTCCCGCTTACATCCGATGTGTGCTCGTACTTGCGTATCTCGCCATCGTTGAACTCGACTGCCTCGACGGGGAATACGGAGTTGGCGTAGAACGAGGAGCCCGTCATCCGCTGACAGAAAGTGCAGTGACAAACAAGGGTTCTAAGCGGCGCCTGTTTGACGCGGAACTTGACCGCTCCGCAGAGGCAGCCACCGTCAAGAACAAACGGCATCCTGAAGCTCCTGGTTCAATTCTTCGATGACGCGAGGCGACATCTTTGAATCCTGCCACAGGTCTGACCGTCAGCTCCTGGCCTGAACGAGTCAACCGATATCAGCCCCCCATGGGAGAGCAGAGCTCAACGAGCGTGCCGTCTGGGCAGCGCACATACGACACGACTTGTCCCCAGGGCTTGGTGCGAGGTTCGGCCAATTCTGTCGCGCCCGCCGCCAACGAGCGCATGTGCGCAGATTCAACGTC containing:
- a CDS encoding DMT family transporter, with translation MRINTLKTNPNACRPGPATEWALLALLATLWGASYTFIKIGVATIPPLTLIASRTLVAGLLLLAVLRLRGVRLPRDAASWRRFMLQACFNSVLPFTLIAWAERSVGAGLATILNSTSPIFIFLLGLGLQGAEKSSLLRLVGVGAGLAGICLIVGFEALGGLGRSLLAQLALVAAAVCYACAATLGRMFRGLDPMVPAAGSLLSGAAVLLPASLIVDRPWTLTPAAESVLAVLALAVFSTALAFTIYFRLIRTLGPMSTSAQAYLRVPIGVAIGVTFFGERLAPTAWLGLACILVGVIAMTLPTRSRRVEVGLDR
- a CDS encoding NAD(P)-dependent oxidoreductase; translated protein: MSAIIVTGADLAPQALALLEGHEVVYAGKTPTEEDLVALCRAHDPVAIIVRYGKVGASVMDAAPSLKVISKHGSGTDTIDKAAASVRGIEVVAAVGANAAAVAEQALALLLACAKSVVALDARMHSGHWDKATHKSLELGGRTIGLVGLGAIGMRFARTADALGMRVLGFDPFAKNLPAHVEAVDLATLWRESDAISLHCPLTEDNRGLLNAQTLAQCKRGVIVVNTARGGLIDEDALLEAVRSGQVAMAGLDSFAVEPMAPGHPFQGEKRIVLSPHIGGVTGDAYVNMGVGAAKNLLQVLARQAATN
- a CDS encoding SMP-30/gluconolactonase/LRE family protein — translated: MYLLHAPQVLELQTFTTMPGIFRRQERSAWADANRGGQPTDSFLEGPVFDDAGNLYVSDIPFGRIFRIDAAGEWTQVAEYDGEPNGMKFIDAHTLLVTDYKNGLMRVDVRTGHVTPHRQRRNTESFKGVNDLVLDAEGNIYFTDQGQSGLHDPSGRLYRLRPNGQLDLLLSNVPSPNGVALSPDGRLLYLAVTRGNCIWRVPLLPDGSVAKVSQFFTSYGPSGPDGLAVDTQGRLLVANPGLGYVWVLNQRAEPVMVLRGPAGASTTNIAFGGPGRATLFVTDSTHGNVLKLVLDTPGVALHRGPLPGQQAEKY
- a CDS encoding MFS transporter, giving the protein MSSQAQEAPPLSVLIALSALAVLPINMFVPSLPSIAKDLDVEFAVVNVAIAGYALATALTHLIAGTLSDRFGRKPVALIAMAIFVAASIGCSLAVDIRTFLLCRLLQGAVIAGYAVSLGSIRDTSDERAVASRIGYVSSAWAVAPMIGPVLGGMLDSRFGWRANFIAFALLGIAGLYLVAFHLPETNRHPSKSVVLQFRGYGELLRSRQFFAHALCMALASGTLYVFLGGTTGRSATRRHVWHGAWLLHGTGPCRLHHWELRCWTRRFPPTL
- a CDS encoding Bug family tripartite tricarboxylate transporter substrate binding protein, with the protein product MPHRALTAAASRRLIGIAAITLLAGATLMAHSTASAQAYPSRPIKLIVPFPAGGGTDLIAREVANKVAVANGWSIIIDNKPGSGGNLGVDAAAKAPADGYTLVLGQTSNLAINPTLYAKLPYNPEKDLTPIVEVASAPLVLVVAADSPYKTLADVVAAAKAKPESLNYASSGSGTVAHLATEMFQKTAAVKFTHVPYKGAAQGSTDLIGGQIQMYMSSVPTLIGYVKNGKMRALAVTSPKRTADLPSVPTVAESGFKGFEAVTWFGVAGPAGLPKDVVAKLNGAFNKALQDPEVRKKLASQGADALGGTPEQFAKLIHDDIGRWGKIVKESGAKVD
- a CDS encoding GFA family protein, coding for MPFVLDGGCLCGAVKFRVKQAPLRTLVCHCTFCQRMTGSSFYANSVFPVEAVEFNDGEIRKYEHTSDVSGKKVYVEFCPTCGTTVGLTFERWPNLRALSRGCYDNPNAVEVAANIWTRSAQSGVALPAEIDCFAKARLTPEGQPEHPAKYPVPVMAR
- a CDS encoding RraA family protein, whose amino-acid sequence is MPSDLPDIIRNFERVPAHIVAQAAHFQPAILADVAGRRGAVDGRIKALRPRMKLAGTAITVEVRPGDNLMIHAAIAMAKPGDVLVIDGKGDQTAALMGTIMMTACKKLGIAGVVMDGACRDSGEIDEMDFPVFCVGTNPNGPTKNIGGRIGHPVSIGGVTVNPGDFVIGDGDGVVVVEREKIESLLPLAKKKVEDEAARIAAIKEGNTTAKWLDAALRTAGVLKEGETL
- a CDS encoding DUF6896 domain-containing protein, translated to MNDGLIEELVQWQRRLSEALLQRCPEVQGNKWLLGVQIAEDLEVQGERWEAQKHGAGVVFTRRAPAPHLVVDMHVVVSDPEVIDPWRVQQFAESKGQPLSYDEAESLLRRSSVG
- a CDS encoding tripartite tricarboxylate transporter substrate binding protein yields the protein MIHNTIRRMLGACLLAAAASAQAAFPERPITLVVPYAPGGSADALARVLAVRVGAKLGTSVIVDNKPGASGTIGASFAAKAAPDGYTVLYDATPYSINPHLFPRMPFAANALQPLALVALAPNIVIVRAESPVKTIKDLADKARSEPGKINFASGGSGTVQRLAAELLRQRLGLDMVHVGYKSGGPAIVDTMGGQVDFMFSTIAASYPLVSSGKLRALAVSSPQRSPRLPDVPTIAETVAPGYEAYEWNGLLLPAGTPAAVAEKLHKAVVEVLKEDEVKRRFVDVGVQPVGSTPAEFAEFLKKEDAKWADVIRKGSIKLD